Proteins from one Mesotoga infera genomic window:
- a CDS encoding ABC transporter permease, whose protein sequence is MNFGQFLLRRLFLMIIVLFGVACIVFFIANVIPADPVGAILGGNAPPEAVDRLKAKLGYDQPLIIRFGNFIAGALQGNFGVSLKTSNPVMKDIMNYFPATMELAIVAIIISIFLGITLGVLSAVHRNKAIDQFSRIFSILGVSMPVFWIGLLLLLVFYFKLGWLPGGGRLGFFTYPPPRVTGMYLLDSALAGQWDTFKEALLHILLPAFVLGYNATASIARITRASMLDVLKQDFIRTAKSKGLNRNVVIYRHALRNSMIPTITIIGLVFGGLLEGAVLTETVFSWPGLGRYITTGMLFLDYPAVMGGTLYIAFIYSLANLIVDILYALLDPRMRM, encoded by the coding sequence GTGAACTTCGGACAATTCTTACTGAGAAGACTATTCTTGATGATCATAGTTCTATTTGGGGTTGCCTGTATCGTCTTCTTCATAGCCAATGTAATACCTGCCGATCCTGTGGGAGCTATCCTCGGTGGCAACGCCCCTCCAGAAGCCGTAGATAGACTGAAGGCCAAACTCGGATACGACCAACCTCTGATCATACGGTTCGGAAATTTCATCGCCGGTGCATTGCAGGGAAACTTCGGAGTGTCTTTGAAAACCAGTAACCCTGTCATGAAAGACATCATGAACTATTTCCCAGCTACGATGGAGCTCGCCATCGTTGCGATAATAATCTCGATCTTTCTGGGAATAACGCTGGGAGTTCTTTCGGCCGTTCATCGAAACAAAGCGATAGATCAGTTTTCGAGGATCTTCTCTATACTCGGAGTATCAATGCCGGTCTTCTGGATAGGACTGCTCCTGTTGCTGGTTTTCTACTTCAAGCTTGGGTGGCTTCCCGGGGGCGGTCGACTCGGTTTCTTCACATATCCGCCTCCCAGGGTGACCGGAATGTACCTTCTCGACTCGGCCCTCGCCGGTCAATGGGACACTTTCAAAGAAGCGTTGCTCCACATTCTCCTTCCCGCCTTCGTCCTCGGCTACAACGCTACGGCATCTATCGCGAGAATAACCAGGGCGAGCATGCTGGACGTACTGAAGCAGGATTTCATAAGGACGGCCAAGTCCAAAGGCTTGAATAGAAACGTCGTTATCTACCGCCACGCCCTCAGAAACTCCATGATACCCACCATAACCATAATAGGGCTGGTCTTCGGAGGCCTTCTGGAGGGAGCGGTCTTGACCGAAACGGTCTTCTCCTGGCCTGGGCTGGGTAGATACATAACGACCGGAATGCTCTTCCTAGACTATCCAGCAGTCATGGGTGGAACGCTGTATATAGCATTCATCTATTCACTGGCTAACCTGATAGTGGATATTCTTTACGCTCTTCTCGATCCAAGGATGAGGATGTGA
- a CDS encoding ABC transporter ATP-binding protein, with protein sequence MELRGKLLDVSGLKVSFYTYRGVIKALDGVELWMDSGERLGVVGETGCGKSVTSLAVMRLIEQPGEIQAGKVIFNGKSLLELSEEEMNGVRGIEMSMIFQEPRSSLNPVMKVGYQIGEAIAKSKKMPIKKTYPEVREILKLVGLDPERVMNSYPHELSGGMSQRVMIGMGLATHPKLLIADEPTSALDVTIQAQILELLDELARKMGNAVMLITHDMGVVAEFCDKVMVMYAGNSVEYASTFELFERPLHPYTGGLLLAVPRVGRTDELKAIKGTVPDLVDPPSGCRFHPRCPRVMEICKENRPPLLQVEPGHFVACYLYGNKGEVKENA encoded by the coding sequence ATGGAACTGAGAGGTAAACTGCTCGATGTGTCCGGACTGAAAGTCTCTTTCTACACTTACAGGGGAGTCATAAAGGCGCTCGACGGTGTGGAGCTGTGGATGGATTCCGGAGAACGTCTCGGTGTGGTCGGCGAAACCGGCTGCGGAAAGTCCGTCACATCGCTGGCGGTGATGAGGTTGATCGAACAGCCCGGCGAGATACAGGCCGGCAAAGTGATCTTCAACGGCAAGTCGCTCCTCGAACTCTCCGAAGAAGAAATGAACGGTGTGAGAGGCATAGAGATGTCGATGATCTTCCAGGAACCCAGATCGTCGCTCAACCCGGTAATGAAAGTTGGATACCAGATCGGAGAGGCCATAGCGAAATCGAAGAAAATGCCCATAAAGAAAACGTATCCCGAAGTCAGGGAGATACTCAAACTCGTCGGCCTTGATCCTGAAAGGGTAATGAACAGCTATCCCCACGAGCTGAGCGGTGGTATGTCTCAGAGAGTAATGATAGGAATGGGCCTGGCCACTCATCCCAAGCTGCTCATTGCAGACGAGCCAACCTCGGCGCTGGACGTTACGATACAGGCGCAGATACTGGAACTCCTCGACGAGCTGGCCAGGAAGATGGGAAACGCCGTGATGCTCATCACCCACGACATGGGCGTCGTCGCAGAATTCTGCGACAAAGTCATGGTTATGTACGCCGGCAACTCCGTCGAATACGCCTCGACTTTCGAGCTCTTCGAGAGGCCGCTCCATCCCTACACAGGGGGGCTACTGTTGGCGGTGCCGAGAGTGGGGAGAACCGACGAGCTCAAGGCGATAAAGGGGACCGTGCCCGATCTGGTGGATCCGCCTTCCGGCTGCAGGTTCCATCCAAGGTGTCCCCGCGTTATGGAGATCTGCAAAGAAAACAGACCTCCACTACTTCAGGTGGAACCGGGACATTTCGTGGCCTGTTACCTCTACGGCAACAAAGGCGAGGTGAAAGAAAATGCCTGA
- a CDS encoding AAA family ATPase yields the protein MFFSISPKTKRSELFDREREMNELKRATDNDRLIVLDGLRRTGKTSLLKVFLNDTENFKAFIDCRHFVRGNVIDSVEFNNALIDSIEKETKTGKFRKLLESISSMTIRDVQLSFEKSRRQRNLASVLKKLDTTLERKSVKFIVALDEAQNLRFYGKGGRDFLNLLAYTFDNLKNIIFILTGSEVGLLFDFLKLEDPDEPLYARYITEITLKRFSREESMQFLIAGLDEIGVNFNKSDLEKVITTLDGVVGYLAIFGYEVYKNGPDFETALERAGVMAKGLVKKEIDSLLARSINYGYALKAVAFGMERYSQIKKYIEANFGPIHDSTLSNILNGLVKQSFLEISFSKSMKSYSIPDPITSSFCASMNLKQ from the coding sequence ATGTTTTTCTCCATCAGCCCGAAGACAAAACGGAGCGAACTTTTTGACCGTGAAAGAGAAATGAATGAATTGAAAAGGGCCACAGATAATGATCGACTGATCGTGCTCGACGGCCTAAGACGCACTGGAAAAACTTCACTTCTAAAGGTCTTTTTGAATGATACCGAAAACTTCAAAGCCTTTATCGACTGCCGCCATTTCGTCAGAGGCAATGTTATCGATTCCGTTGAATTCAATAATGCCCTGATCGACTCTATCGAAAAGGAAACAAAGACTGGAAAGTTCAGGAAACTTCTGGAATCGATCTCTTCAATGACAATACGAGACGTGCAGTTGAGTTTCGAAAAGAGCCGTAGACAAAGGAACCTCGCTTCAGTGCTCAAGAAACTCGATACAACTCTAGAAAGAAAAAGCGTAAAATTTATCGTGGCGCTGGATGAAGCACAGAACCTGAGATTTTACGGCAAAGGCGGCAGGGATTTCCTCAACTTGCTCGCCTATACTTTCGATAATCTCAAGAACATTATCTTCATTCTTACAGGCTCGGAAGTGGGCTTGCTCTTTGACTTTCTCAAACTAGAAGACCCCGATGAACCCCTCTACGCACGCTACATCACTGAAATCACTCTTAAAAGGTTCTCTCGCGAAGAATCCATGCAATTCCTGATAGCCGGACTGGATGAGATCGGGGTCAACTTCAACAAAAGCGATCTTGAAAAAGTAATAACAACTCTCGATGGCGTAGTCGGCTACCTCGCAATTTTTGGATATGAAGTCTACAAGAACGGACCTGATTTCGAGACGGCTCTCGAAAGGGCCGGAGTTATGGCGAAAGGGCTGGTTAAAAAGGAAATCGACAGTTTGCTCGCCAGATCAATAAATTACGGCTATGCCCTGAAAGCGGTAGCGTTCGGTATGGAGAGGTATTCTCAAATAAAAAAATACATAGAAGCGAACTTCGGGCCTATTCACGACTCCACACTCAGCAATATTTTGAACGGACTCGTGAAGCAAAGTTTTCTGGAGATTTCCTTCTCAAAATCGATGAAGAGCTACTCTATACCCGATCCGATAACTAGCAGCTTCTGCGCTTCGATGAATCTGAAACAATAA
- a CDS encoding extracellular catalytic domain type 1 short-chain-length polyhydroxyalkanoate depolymerase → MLKTLVIAATLITMGFYLVIASKKGVDETFWLNHDGIDRKTIVHLPPKVEDDSKLPLVFVFHGLLGNANYTKNTYGITEISDREGFIAAYPEGTGPLKSVFLSWNGDFCCSYAKENEIDDARYIVELLKELKRNYPVDENRVYLVGLSNGGMLTYKLVSEYPELFAAAAIVSSSPAGGASEDEVCRIEPPPKPVPMIIFHGMLDPIIPYHGGYSSASEETIFFPSIPESIDLWIAGMNAVELEETSLEGGKVLLKKYGRPGEDFEIHFYTIVDGDHTWPGREKGLDALQSSSKSSVKASELIWDFFRDRRLE, encoded by the coding sequence ATGCTTAAGACGTTAGTGATAGCAGCGACGCTGATTACAATGGGGTTCTATCTGGTCATAGCTTCGAAAAAGGGGGTTGACGAGACCTTCTGGTTGAACCACGACGGAATCGATAGAAAGACAATAGTTCACCTTCCCCCGAAAGTCGAAGACGACTCAAAACTGCCCCTGGTCTTCGTGTTTCACGGACTGTTAGGCAACGCCAACTACACCAAGAATACTTACGGAATAACCGAGATATCCGACAGAGAGGGTTTCATAGCGGCCTATCCCGAAGGTACCGGCCCGCTGAAAAGCGTTTTTCTGAGCTGGAACGGCGACTTTTGCTGTTCATACGCAAAGGAAAACGAAATAGACGACGCGCGATACATAGTCGAACTTTTGAAGGAACTCAAACGAAATTATCCAGTCGATGAGAACAGAGTGTATCTGGTGGGTCTGTCCAACGGAGGCATGTTGACCTATAAACTGGTGTCCGAGTACCCCGAGCTATTCGCGGCAGCGGCCATCGTTTCATCTTCGCCGGCAGGCGGAGCGAGCGAGGACGAAGTTTGCAGAATCGAGCCGCCGCCGAAACCGGTGCCGATGATCATCTTCCATGGGATGCTCGATCCGATAATACCTTATCATGGAGGTTACTCGTCCGCTTCGGAAGAGACTATCTTCTTTCCCTCCATACCGGAATCTATAGACCTGTGGATCGCCGGCATGAACGCCGTCGAACTGGAAGAGACGAGTCTGGAGGGCGGAAAAGTATTGCTAAAAAAGTACGGGAGACCGGGAGAGGACTTCGAGATCCACTTCTACACCATCGTGGATGGAGATCACACCTGGCCGGGAAGAGAGAAGGGGTTGGACGCCCTTCAAAGCAGCTCTAAATCGAGTGTCAAAGCGAGCGAACTCATATGGGATTTCTTTCGTGATCGCCGGCTGGAGTGA
- a CDS encoding RelA/SpoT family protein has translation MARTELDAQILLGELESILQYRLKRRDKERILDAYEFARFHHQEQMRDSGEPFISHPVEVSKILAQLSADTDTIVAGFLHDIVEDCNVPLSEITEKFGETVSLIVDGVTKISNLKLNEKLDSKIVKSRMKVETLRKMLLALSKDPRIIIVKLADRLHNMRTLEFVKSPEKREDKARETIQIYAPIAHRIGIHKIQAELEDLSFKYEYPEEFRELKMKVNKKLKERQDIMDEYKNIVLRELRKNRIAAIIEGRVKHLYSIWQKMIKKDRPFDEIFDLIALRIITGDEVNCYKVLGVVHSLWPPMPGRFKDYIAAPKSNGYKSLHTTLITHRGEPLEIQIRSERMHKEAEYGVASHWIYKEGIDVKDRAWFSQLVDWQKDFIESFKDMESISRELEVEEVYVFTPKGEVVHLPKGSTPIDFAYAIHTEIGHHYAGAKVNDKLVPVNYELQLGDRVEVMVNKASEGPSLDWLKYVKANSTKAKIKRFFKNEYSAKLIERGKEIFRKISKRLAVSMDDLLEGEEVKNLMVRFAAHNENDLFSKLGDGSITMGEVLSALVPKEEVEVLPEETELVKQKQAKGNEVVVGGETGIAVYFAKCCTPLPGDDIVAVMSSRGISIHNRGCRNVKGISQDKLVEAHWSMITGEKFSAWIVVEFDSSDKAMANRFLERLESKSAKVKKYSVETGKWGYDTLMANILVKDVAQLTSVMENLRGMKGVQNVKRIGGVM, from the coding sequence GTGGCAAGAACAGAGTTAGATGCCCAGATACTGCTGGGCGAACTGGAAAGCATACTTCAATACCGCCTCAAGAGACGTGACAAAGAGAGAATTCTGGACGCCTACGAGTTTGCTCGCTTTCACCATCAGGAACAGATGCGCGATTCTGGGGAGCCCTTCATAAGCCATCCCGTCGAAGTTTCGAAGATTCTGGCGCAGCTTTCCGCAGACACAGACACTATCGTCGCCGGTTTTCTACACGATATAGTCGAAGATTGCAACGTGCCCCTCAGCGAGATAACCGAGAAGTTCGGGGAGACCGTCTCGCTTATAGTCGATGGCGTTACCAAGATAAGCAATTTGAAGCTGAACGAAAAGCTTGACTCGAAGATAGTAAAGTCTAGAATGAAGGTCGAAACGCTCAGAAAGATGCTACTGGCCCTCTCCAAGGACCCGAGGATTATCATCGTGAAGCTCGCCGATAGACTGCACAACATGAGGACGCTAGAGTTCGTGAAAAGTCCCGAAAAGAGGGAAGACAAGGCCCGCGAAACGATCCAGATCTACGCACCAATCGCGCACAGGATAGGTATCCACAAAATACAGGCCGAACTCGAAGATCTCTCCTTCAAATACGAGTATCCCGAAGAGTTCAGAGAGCTCAAGATGAAGGTCAATAAAAAGCTTAAAGAACGCCAGGATATAATGGACGAATACAAAAACATCGTACTCCGGGAACTCAGAAAGAACAGGATAGCCGCCATTATAGAGGGCCGCGTAAAGCATCTATATAGTATATGGCAGAAGATGATAAAGAAAGATAGACCCTTCGACGAGATCTTCGATCTCATAGCCCTGAGGATCATTACAGGCGACGAAGTCAACTGCTACAAGGTACTGGGAGTTGTTCATTCGCTCTGGCCTCCTATGCCCGGAAGGTTCAAGGACTACATCGCCGCCCCGAAGTCGAACGGCTACAAATCTCTCCATACTACCCTTATAACGCACAGGGGAGAACCCCTCGAGATACAGATAAGAAGCGAAAGAATGCACAAAGAAGCCGAATACGGGGTGGCCTCTCACTGGATTTACAAAGAAGGCATAGATGTCAAAGACAGGGCCTGGTTCAGCCAGCTCGTCGATTGGCAGAAGGATTTCATCGAAAGCTTCAAGGACATGGAATCCATTTCACGCGAGCTCGAGGTGGAGGAGGTTTATGTCTTCACCCCGAAAGGCGAGGTGGTACATCTACCCAAAGGCTCCACTCCAATAGATTTCGCATACGCCATTCACACTGAGATCGGCCATCACTACGCCGGCGCCAAAGTCAACGATAAACTGGTTCCGGTCAACTACGAGCTTCAACTAGGCGACCGTGTCGAGGTGATGGTCAACAAGGCCAGCGAAGGGCCAAGCCTTGACTGGCTGAAATATGTGAAAGCCAACTCGACGAAGGCGAAGATCAAGCGTTTTTTCAAAAATGAATACTCGGCCAAGCTTATAGAAAGGGGCAAGGAGATTTTTAGAAAGATAAGCAAACGCCTTGCCGTATCCATGGACGACCTCCTCGAAGGAGAAGAAGTGAAGAACCTCATGGTACGTTTTGCCGCTCACAACGAAAACGACCTTTTTTCGAAACTCGGAGATGGTTCAATAACCATGGGAGAAGTTCTCAGCGCTCTGGTTCCGAAAGAAGAGGTCGAAGTACTTCCCGAAGAAACCGAGCTCGTTAAGCAGAAGCAGGCCAAAGGCAACGAGGTCGTGGTCGGCGGAGAGACCGGAATAGCCGTCTATTTCGCCAAGTGCTGCACTCCGCTTCCCGGTGACGATATTGTCGCAGTTATGAGCAGCAGGGGGATATCCATACATAATCGCGGCTGCCGGAACGTGAAGGGGATCTCTCAGGACAAACTGGTCGAAGCGCACTGGTCGATGATCACAGGCGAAAAGTTCAGTGCGTGGATAGTGGTCGAGTTCGACAGCAGCGACAAAGCGATGGCTAACAGGTTTCTTGAGAGACTCGAGAGCAAGAGCGCGAAGGTCAAGAAGTATTCGGTGGAAACGGGAAAGTGGGGATACGATACCCTTATGGCGAACATTCTGGTGAAGGACGTGGCCCAATTGACATCGGTCATGGAAAACTTGAGAGGAATGAAGGGCGTGCAAAACGTCAAGAGGATTGGAGGAGTGATGTGA
- the nikC gene encoding nickel transporter permease gives MEKTAKVSRPFMDDLKHTAFLWRRSRLTMIGSVIIVIFLLIAAFAPLIAPYDPIEQNLSIKLQSPSWQHLFGTDQFGRDIFSRVISGSRTALWIIFLVSVISGSIGIIIGVTAGYFGGIVDEVLMRITDMFLAFPSLVLAMAFAAMLGPNLTNTIIAISIVSWTTYARLSRAEAIKVKSQPYIEAIKAAGGGNLRIMFLHVLPMCISPVLVQLTLRMGTIILTAASLGFLGLGVQPPTPEWGAMVSDGRNFLIDQWWISTFPGIFIAFVVLGFNLLGDGIRDMLDPRLRR, from the coding sequence ATGGAAAAGACAGCCAAAGTATCCCGCCCCTTCATGGACGACCTGAAGCACACGGCTTTTCTCTGGAGAAGAAGCCGCCTGACGATGATAGGGTCGGTAATAATAGTGATATTCCTGCTGATTGCAGCCTTCGCCCCGCTAATAGCACCGTACGATCCAATTGAACAGAACCTTTCGATAAAGCTCCAATCCCCAAGCTGGCAACATCTCTTCGGTACGGATCAGTTCGGGAGGGACATTTTCAGCAGAGTCATCTCAGGGTCGAGGACGGCTCTCTGGATCATATTTCTAGTTTCGGTAATAAGCGGTTCGATCGGTATAATCATCGGAGTGACGGCCGGATATTTCGGGGGTATCGTTGACGAGGTACTCATGAGGATTACCGACATGTTCCTGGCCTTCCCAAGTCTCGTGCTGGCAATGGCTTTCGCCGCCATGCTGGGGCCTAACCTCACCAACACGATCATAGCGATATCCATTGTTTCCTGGACCACGTACGCGAGGCTGTCGAGAGCCGAGGCGATAAAAGTCAAGTCGCAACCGTACATCGAGGCTATAAAGGCCGCCGGTGGGGGCAACCTGCGCATAATGTTCCTCCATGTGCTTCCCATGTGCATTTCGCCGGTTCTCGTTCAGCTGACACTCAGGATGGGAACGATAATACTTACCGCCGCGAGTCTGGGTTTTTTGGGACTGGGAGTGCAGCCACCCACACCGGAGTGGGGAGCTATGGTTTCCGACGGCCGAAACTTTTTGATCGACCAGTGGTGGATCTCGACCTTTCCGGGCATATTCATAGCCTTCGTCGTTCTCGGTTTCAACCTCCTGGGAGACGGAATCAGAGACATGCTGGATCCCAGGTTGAGGAGGTGA
- a CDS encoding ABC transporter ATP-binding protein has protein sequence MPDTLIKIENLKTYFPVKKSIFSKKLFVRAVDDVTMEIPRGSTFAVVGESGSGKTTLARSVLRLIEPTSGKIFFDGSEILKLKGKDLLDVRRKMQIVFQDPYNSLHPRKLIKNIIGEGMKIHFKITESEIKDKISAVLKEVGLRDEHMFRYPHEFSGGQRQRIAFARAIVLKPKFIVLDEPTSALDVSVQAMVLKMLKDIRSQEGLTYMFITHNLSLVDYIADRVAVMYVGEVVEMGEKNTVFNHPSHPYTDLLMASNPIPDPKFQREKRLLKGEIPSSINPPSGCRFHNRCPHADQKCASQAPELSEHKPGHFVRCHYPL, from the coding sequence ATGCCTGACACTCTCATAAAGATAGAAAATCTGAAGACCTACTTCCCGGTGAAAAAGTCGATATTCTCGAAGAAACTCTTTGTGAGGGCCGTGGATGACGTCACGATGGAAATCCCCCGGGGCTCGACATTCGCTGTCGTCGGCGAGTCCGGCTCGGGAAAGACCACGCTTGCAAGAAGCGTCTTGAGGCTTATAGAACCGACTTCGGGAAAAATCTTCTTCGACGGTTCGGAAATCCTCAAATTGAAGGGCAAGGATCTTCTGGATGTAAGGAGAAAGATGCAGATAGTCTTCCAGGACCCATACAATTCTTTGCATCCAAGAAAGCTCATAAAGAACATCATAGGAGAGGGAATGAAGATACACTTCAAGATCACGGAAAGCGAAATAAAGGACAAGATCTCGGCCGTGCTGAAGGAAGTCGGCCTAAGAGACGAACACATGTTCCGCTATCCACACGAGTTTTCCGGCGGACAGCGCCAGCGAATAGCCTTCGCCAGGGCGATCGTCCTGAAGCCGAAATTCATAGTTCTGGATGAGCCCACCTCGGCGCTGGACGTCTCCGTGCAAGCGATGGTTTTGAAGATGTTGAAGGACATAAGGTCGCAGGAAGGCCTGACTTATATGTTCATAACCCATAATCTCTCGCTGGTCGATTACATAGCCGACAGGGTAGCAGTCATGTATGTGGGAGAAGTCGTCGAAATGGGCGAGAAAAACACCGTTTTCAACCACCCATCGCATCCTTATACCGATCTCCTGATGGCTTCCAACCCGATACCCGATCCAAAATTTCAACGCGAAAAAAGGTTGCTGAAAGGCGAGATCCCCAGCTCGATAAATCCGCCCTCCGGGTGCAGGTTTCACAACAGGTGCCCCCACGCCGATCAAAAATGCGCCAGTCAGGCTCCCGAGCTGAGCGAGCACAAACCCGGACACTTCGTGAGATGTCATTACCCTCTCTGA
- a CDS encoding class I SAM-dependent methyltransferase, which yields MPLNWIDVQNLDFYHLLFLERHHLMWFAKSHSKDKVLAIALKAHPEVLWYFKRLLPEAAEVFENMAGSVSPDLSGEEIRRAEIEVMRSINDWMVYVVDPAIYDRLEFTRWDDSELTDFVDFSGRRVVDIGAGTGRLSFVAASRGATVYAVEPVRTLRDYLKRKAETIGYKRFYVVDGLIEEIPFEDDFADIVISGHVFGDFPDREYGEMVRVVRNGGDIVLFPGNNDTDNEIHDFLAGKGFGWGRFEEPGTGFVRKYRLKVEKRSL from the coding sequence TTGCCTCTGAACTGGATAGATGTTCAGAACCTGGATTTTTATCATCTTTTGTTTCTGGAGAGACACCATTTGATGTGGTTCGCGAAAAGCCATTCGAAAGATAAGGTTCTGGCGATCGCCCTCAAAGCCCATCCGGAGGTCCTGTGGTATTTCAAGAGACTGCTTCCCGAAGCGGCCGAGGTTTTCGAGAATATGGCGGGTTCGGTGAGTCCCGACCTCTCGGGCGAGGAGATACGCCGGGCCGAGATCGAAGTGATGCGTTCGATAAACGACTGGATGGTCTATGTGGTCGATCCGGCTATCTACGACCGCCTGGAGTTCACCAGATGGGACGACAGTGAGCTGACCGACTTCGTAGATTTTTCCGGTAGGCGCGTCGTGGATATAGGCGCCGGTACGGGAAGGCTTTCCTTTGTGGCCGCCTCCAGGGGAGCTACCGTATACGCAGTCGAACCGGTCAGAACACTGAGAGACTATCTCAAGAGGAAGGCCGAAACGATTGGCTACAAAAGGTTCTATGTGGTTGACGGCTTGATTGAAGAAATACCCTTTGAAGATGATTTCGCCGATATAGTTATATCAGGCCATGTCTTCGGCGATTTTCCAGACCGTGAGTACGGCGAGATGGTCAGGGTGGTTAGGAACGGGGGCGATATCGTCCTCTTTCCGGGAAACAACGACACAGACAACGAGATTCATGACTTTCTAGCGGGAAAGGGTTTCGGCTGGGGAAGGTTCGAAGAACCGGGCACGGGTTTCGTTAGGAAGTACCGTCTGAAAGTCGAAAAGCGATCACTCTAG
- a CDS encoding MarR family winged helix-turn-helix transcriptional regulator, producing the protein MTSVKEKLITIVERFSTLMAEREERALNNEGSSRLTVRQMYYLNIIAKMDRPTISQMAERLSVTKPTVTTTVRKFIEEGYLKRIQSEGDRRIFWLELTNRGRKVIQTYYKIHKDFSHKICEVLDTREAQELIKILEKILRKIDS; encoded by the coding sequence GTGACCAGCGTGAAAGAAAAGCTTATAACTATCGTCGAAAGATTTTCCACGCTTATGGCCGAGCGCGAAGAAAGGGCGTTAAACAACGAAGGATCATCCAGGCTCACAGTACGGCAGATGTATTATCTGAACATCATTGCCAAGATGGATCGTCCCACTATCAGCCAGATGGCCGAACGTCTCAGCGTAACAAAGCCTACCGTGACGACCACGGTGAGGAAATTCATTGAGGAAGGCTACCTGAAAAGAATCCAATCCGAGGGAGACAGGAGAATTTTCTGGCTGGAGTTGACAAACAGGGGACGAAAGGTGATCCAGACTTACTACAAAATACACAAAGATTTTTCACACAAAATCTGCGAGGTTCTCGATACAAGGGAAGCGCAGGAGTTGATCAAAATCCTCGAAAAGATATTGAGGAAGATAGATTCGTAA